The following proteins are co-located in the Gossypium hirsutum isolate 1008001.06 chromosome A02, Gossypium_hirsutum_v2.1, whole genome shotgun sequence genome:
- the LOC107952453 gene encoding uncharacterized protein encodes MERNVEERQPVRNVPELNLQALLREVKRPFEPRGILEWEKKIKLIFECHNYLETKKVKLAAIEFTYYAMIWWDQLTSSRRRNGERPNNTWAEIKAVMRRRFIPMHYHRELYQKIQNLSQGTRSVEDYYKEMEVFMICTNVDEGREATMARFLSKLNCEIANIVELQHCVEIVDMVHMAIKIEKQLKKKGAARGYLTTNVPRWSQGTSKNASVSQTKDHMAPAKTTKPMVQNSKGKAVESTQNRSRDIKCFKCLGRGHIASQCLNRSAMVIRPNGDIELEEEEDERVKNHAENPTDAEEELEDAVEGEMLVVKRSLGAQGTKIDPQRENLFHTRCFVRGKVCSLVIDEGSCTNVASTLLVEKLDLPTSVHPSPYKLQWLNDGVGLKVTNQVLVPFAIGKYEDEVLCDVVPMHAGHILLGRPRQFG; translated from the exons ATGGAACGAAATGTGGAGGAAAGACAACCCGTTCGGAATGTGCCGGAATTGAACTTACAAGCCTTGCTTCGTGAAGTCAAGCG GCCGTTCGAACCCCGAGGCATACttgagtgggagaaaaagatcaAACTCATTTTCGAGTGCCATAACTATTTGGAGACTAAGAAAGTCAAATTGGCTGCCATAGAATTCACTTACTATGCCATGAtttggtgggaccaacttacCTCAAGCCGGAGGCGAAATGGCGAGCGACCCAATAACACTTGGGCCGAAATAAAGGCCGTCATGCGACGGAGGTTCATTCCAATGCACTACCACCGTGAACTTTACCAAAAGATCCAAAACCTTTCCCAAGGTACGAGGAGTGTCGAGGACTATTACAAAGAGATGGAAGTTTTTATGATCTGTACGAACGTGGACGAGGGTCGAGAAGCAACTATGGCTAGATTTCTGTCCAAACTTAATTGCGAGATTGCCAACATCGTGGAGCTACAACACTGTGTAGAGATAGTTGATATGGTCCACATGGCCATCAAGATCGAGAAACAACTCAAGAAGAAAGGTGCTGCCCGAGGTTATTTAACCACTAATGTGCCCCGATGGAGCCAAGGTACAAGCAAGAATGCTTCGGTGAGCCAAACGAAAGATCATATGGCACCCGCCAAAACTACTAAGCCTATGGTTCAAAATAGCAAAGGCAAGGCTGTTGAAAGTACCCAAAACCGGTCAAGGGACATTAAATGTTTTAAGTGCCTTGGAAGAGGGCATATTGCGAGCCAATGTCTGAATCGGAGCGCCATGGTGATTCGACCCAATGGCGATATTGAATTGGAGGAGGAGGAAGACGAAAGAGTTAAAAACCATGCCGAAAACCCTACTGATGCCGAGGAAGAATTGGAGGATGCGGTCGAAGGCGAGATGCTTGTTGTTAAGAGGAGCTTAGGTGCGCAAGGTACCAAAATCGATCCGCAACGAGAGAACCTTTTTCATACCCGTTGTTTTGTCCGAGGGAAGGTATGTAGCTTAGTGATTGATGaaggaagttgtacaaatgttgCGAGCACCCTCCTAGTTGAAAAGCTTGATCTGCCGACAAGTGTGCATCCGAGTCCTTACAAGCTACAATGGCTTAATGATGGAGTTGGGTTAAAGGTAACCAACCAAGTTCTTGTTCCATTTGCAATTGGAAAATATGAAGATGAAGTTCTTTGTGATGTGgtgcccatgcatgcgggccatATACTGCTTGGGAGGCCAAGGCAATTTGGCTGA